The Sinobacterium caligoides DNA window CGCCCCGAGCATGGCCAACCACAATACCATCACACGCAGTGCGTTGTCGGCCCAATAGATGCCGCTATCGTTGACATTACGCAGCCAGATTTGACTGACGCTCAAGCCAATCATAACCAGCACCAGCAACACCAAGGCACTATCTTCTAAGCGATGTATAAACTTTAAAATTGCCGACATTACAGTGTGCTATTCCCCGCTAACTGGCGATATAAAAAGGCGCTCGTCATCGCGATCAATGACTCGCGACCGTGCCGCGATACTCCGTCAGCAAGCTATCGACCTTATCGGCCATCTCCTGTGACACGACGCCTTTCTTAATAATGGTCTGCTCCGCATCGGCGGCTAATTTATACCAGCGCTGACGCTCTTCGGCTGACAGTTCTATGATCTTCACCCCCTGCCCCTGTAAGGCATCAAAGGCGGCAAGGTTATCCTTACGGTTAGCACTATCGATACGCTTGAAAGCCGCCGTCATCACACTGTCGACAATTTTCTGGTCGGCAGCACTCACGCGCTTATAGGCCTTCTTATCAATAGCCAAGACCGCATAGAAATACAGCATAGGTACGTCTGTCATGGTCGAGATCTGTGTGTGCCACTGTAGCGCGATCGCGCCGATCGGAGAGGTCGCCACCGTATCGACAAGGCCGGTTTGCAAACCTGCAAGGACATCGGCAACCTGTAGCGGAATAGGTGCAACACCAAAGGCATCGGTCGCCTGTTGAGCTCCCTTGTCATCATTGGGGATCCATACTTTGCTGCCCCGCAGACTCTCTACACTGTCGATGGGGTGCTTTGACATTGTATAAGCCAAGCCTCCCTCCGCCAAGCCGAAGGTGACGAAACCACCTTCGTGGATCTTCTGCTCAATGACGGGGTCAAGACGCTTACGCACATAATCGACCTCATCGAAGGAGCGAAATTTCAGCGGCAGGTTATAGGCCTGTGAGTCAGGGGCAAAACGCGACAGACTACCGCCAGTCATGGCGCCACCGTTGAGCTGGCCAATGCGAATCTTGCGTAGAACCGCATCGTCACTGCCCATCACCCCACCCGGGTAAAACTTAAAAACGACTCGTCCGTCGGTCTGCTGCTTGATGTCTTTGCCGGCTTGGCGCATCTCACGCATCCACGCCGAGCCATCGGGTGAGAGCGTCGCGATTTTCAGCGTCGTCGCTCCAGCAGCACCCACCCATAACGTCGCAGAAGTCACAGCCATCGCGCCGACAAACAGCGACTTTTTAATCCAGTTGAACATAAATTACGTCCTTCGTTAAAAGAGAGTCTCGCGGTGTAGGCTAACCGACAGACGTCGATCGCCCCTCACTGACGAGTTCTAGAAATAATCGGCTTCACTGGCGAGCAAGGCTGTCGCCTGCTGCTGCGCCACAGCATTAATCAACACGAAGCCCTCACTGTTCGGGTCGGCCTCGAGTACCTCTGTAAGCAATCGGTGATGCAGTTCTTGATCAAAGACTAGGCGAGCATACTGCTGCGCATAGACGACCTTCGCCATGAGGTTTTTACCCTCACTGAGGGCGATAGCACGCTCGAAATGCTCTCGTCCAACATCGGGCTTGCCACCCAGTGCTGGCGGCAGCAATGTCGCGATACCACCGAGATAGAGGTGCGCCATGCCGTGATCATAGCCATCGTCGAGTTCGACCACACGTTCCAACAATAGTTGCGCCTTAGGTAGTTGAGCAACCGCATTCCAGTCGCCACTGTGCACCTGTAACCAACCCAGCCAACTGACCCCCAGCGTATAAAGAACAGGAAGATCATCCGCATCAGTCTCAGCAACCACGCGGCTAAACTCATCGAATGGGCGCTGATCTAGAGCACAGAGACTGTCCGACTGAGCACAGGCCGCACGCAACGCATAGGCACGACTCTTATTCACCAAGCGCTGCTTTCGCGCCATGTCGTCGACACTGACAAAATTGGCCGCCATCGCACCATTCAACGAAGCACCGGTACTCAACAAGCCAACACTTTCCGGGCTACCCTCAATAAGGCCGTCAACCATCACTATAAAGGTCGGTAGTGCCGTCTCAACCGTCGCGAGGTCATCATTGTTATAAACAGCGTTCGACAAGTTATCGGCCAACTGAGAGGTCTGTGATTCGATGAGCGATGAGCACCCGGCTAAGGTGGTCAAACCCAGCACGACAAAAATACGAAACATTCTATAGATCAACAAGTTAATGTCACCTTTTAGATTAAAAAGTAATCAAATGAAATAAAGTGCTGCGCATTATACCTTAACTTATCGGTAAGGTGTTGCGATGAGACAGGGGCTGCCTCGATTTGGCTGCGATCAGCAGCCACGAGGTCTGTAGCGATAAGACTGAAAAAGCTGGCTATAATTTAAGCGACATAAAGCAATAAACAGAACCTGCAGCGGGGGAAACGTGATCGCGCCAATAACACTCTATATCGGCGGTAAAAGCATCGATGGTAACCTCCTCTGCTTACAGCTGGACGTTGAGATCAACCAATTGCAGAGCTTGATTAGTAAGCTACTCAAGCAGCAACTGTGTCATCGTCGTGAGCTCCCTCACATCAAACAATTGCAACGGCAGCTCTCACTGCGCCGCACACTACGGTTTTGGCTGGCGAGCCAATAGGGACTTTAGGGCTGGTCATTCATCTGCTGCTGCGCTGCTAGGTCACGCTGGCAGCTGCGTAACTGATAATCAAGGTCGGCTACTTTCTGCTTATACTCGGCCTCCATCTTTTCCGTCGCTTCCAGCTTGCCCTGCTGCTGCGCCATCAACTCCGATGCCTCAGAAAGCGCCAGGCGCACCTTTCTGCGCACTAAAAGCAAAGTAACCATTGCACTCAACAGCGCCGCCATTGCAGCAACAAGCAAATATATCATCTGTCTCCCCCGTAAAGACTCATTGTTATCGATGATGGAAACACGATGTTTCTTGCCTCACCAACGAACTATTTGACGATACAATACCCTCCTACAAGAAAAATTTCACGCTGCGCAAAAGCCTTGAGATTAATAATAATGAAAAAAGTCGCCCTTGCTCTAACACTATTCCTATGCATCTTGATTGCCGCTTTAGCCTGGTTAGCCCACCCCATACAACCCCCGGCTAAGCAGGTGTTCATCAACGGCAATATATTGTCGATGAACAACACCAACGCAACCTTCGATGCCGTCGCCGTCGCCGGCGACACCATTGTCGCCACGGGTACTAACGAGCAGATCAAACAACTCATCGATCAGGACACCGTCGTTCACGACTTAGCTGGACAGACACTACTACCTGGCTTCATCGATGCCCATAGCCATTTTCCAGGCTCCGGCATGCAGAGCCTCGGCGCTGATGTGAACAGCCCCCCCATCGGCACGGTTACCAGCATGGAGCAACTGCTCAACAACGTCGCAGAACAAGTTGCCCGTACACCGGCGGGAGAGTGGGTACTCGCTTTCGGCTATGACGATACCTTGCTCAGCGAACAGCGCCACCCCACACGCAAAGAGCTCGACGCCATCTCGAGCGAAACGCCCATTTTTGTCTGGCATGTCTCGGGCCATATGGCCGTCGTCAACTCCAAGGCCTTAACGCTCGCGGGCATCACCGACAGCAGCAAGCCGCCCCTCGGTGGCCACTACGGTCGCGACTCAGAGGGGCGACTCAATGGCCTGATCGAAGAAAACGCCGTCACCCCTTTACAAATACTCGCCCTGGACTTTTCTCCCTGGCAGTTCCTGCAGATGATCGAGCAGGCTAACTTGGAATACCTTTCCGCCGGCGTCACCACCGCTCAAAGCGGTGCCGTCGATAAAAAGATGAGCCTAGGCATGAAGCTAGCATCCCTTTTCAACAGGACGCCACTACGACTCGAGCTATGGCCGATCTTCGACAGCTACGGTCGCGACCTGCTTGAGGGCAACGAGAGCCGTAGCTCGATAAATGGCGAGCGGGTGCACGTCGGCGCCATCAAACTCTTCTCCGATGGCTCTATCCAAGGCTTCACAGGCTATCTCAACCAACATTATCATGCGCCCTATCAGGGCAAAAAAGACTTTCGTGGCTACCTGCGTTTCAGCCAACAGAAACTCACTCAGCAGATCGTCAACTTCCATAAAGCCGACATGCAAATCGCCGTGCACGCTAACGGCGATGGCGCCATCGATGCCGTCATCAACGCCTTCCGTGAAGCGCAGCGACAACACCCAAGGGCGGATCCTCGGCTCATCTTGGTGCACTCACAAATGGCGACAGCCGCACAGCTGGCACAGATGAAAGAGCTGGGCATTACACCGAGCTTCTTTTCCGCCCATGTCTACTACTGGGGCGACCGACACCGCGATATTTTTCTCGGCCCCGAACGAGCGGCTCGCATTAGTCCCGCGAAGAGCGCGGAAGACATTGGCCTACGCTATAGCCTGCATCTCGACACACCTGTCGTGCCGATGGCGCCTCTCCTCGCTGCCTGGTCCAGCGTCAACCGCCAAACCTACGGCGGTAGCGTACTGGGCCCAGCAGAGCGTATCAGCGTGATGTCTGCGCTTCGCGCCATCACCATTGATGCCGCCTGGCAAGTTTTCCAAGAAGGTAACCGCGGTTCCATCGAGGCAGGCAAACTAGCCGATTTCGTCATCCTCAAGCAGAACCCACTAGAACATGCCGAGACACTGAACAAACTCATCGTCCAGCAAACGATTATCGGTGGTGTCAGTCAATATAAGCGCCAGTAACCCGCCCTCCTCCGCGTTCAAATAGCCGCCGCTGACAACAGCGGCAGCCATTCAGCCTGCTCGATATAAAACCCAGTCACACCGCAGCCCCACCACCAATACCCAAAGTCTATGCGTAACCATGACAGAGGCCGATGCTCTATATGGATACAACCATACTGGCTCTCTGCGATAGTGCTTCAGCAATCTTTTCAGACTGACCATGGCAGGAGAAGGATTTGCATCACAGCACCAAATACTGTATAAATAGCCAGTATCAACATATTCCACTAACAGAGAGTTTGATGAAAGCTAAGTATGATCACCATAGAAGTGGTGCTGACGTGCCGGCTGCAATGCTCGCCTACTACAATGCGGGGAGTCTCGCCGCACGACGCGGAGAAACCACGGCGAGCTGCCCCTATGAACTCGGGCAATTTAAAACGTTTTGGCTGGTCGGCTTTACTGACACCGCCTTAACCTTGCAGCAGCAACTCATTTAAAATAACAAAAAAGGGGAGCCCAATGGCTCCCCCTCTTATTTATAGTCACGCTTGCCTAACCGTTATCAAGACTCAAACAGGCGCACCATGACAAGCACAAACTACTCACTAGCTGTGGTTTGGGTTATCCGTGACGCTGCAACCTCGCTATGTTTTTTACTCTCCTTATTCAGTGCCAACAACAACCCGCCTAGGCCAAACCAAGCGGCAACCATCGCCCACTCTTTAGCCGACAGTGCGGAAGGACTGAACGGCATATAAAGCAGCAACATCCCCGCAGAACATGCTAACGCGAGCCAAGCAACGGCCTTACCATAAGCCACTTTGAAAGGGCGTTCCATCTCGGGCTCTTTATTGCGCAAGACAATAAAAGAATAAACCACAAAGATGTAGGCGATGATAATCCCCACGCCACTGGCATTAACCAACCAGACTAAGGACTGTCGCCCCATTAATGGCGCCAATGTTGAGAAGGCGCCAATCAATAAAATAGCATTTGTCGGCGTTTTATATTTCGGGTGTAGCTTAGCAAAACAAGCTGGTAAATCGCCCGATTCTGCCAATGCATAGATGGCACGACTACCACCAATAAAAAAGGCGTTCCAGCTGGTAATAATACCGGCGATTCCAGCAAACACGATCAATGTCCGCCCCCATTCAGCACCGACTATTTCACGCATAGTGTCGGCCACCGCCAAACTTGACCCCTTTAGAGCCTCGGTATCAAGCACCATAGCAACAGCCAGCGATAAAAACATGTACCACAAGATTGCCACGACAACGGAGATAACGAGCAGTTGGCCAATTTTCTTTTTCGGCACATCCATCTCACCGGCAGCTTGCGGAATAACGTCGAAGCCAATAAACAAAAATGGGATCATCAGTAACACACTAAACGTGCCGCCAAAACCATTGGGTAGAGGCGATTCAATCGTCGCAATGCTGCCCTGGAAAAACGAGCCAGTAATTAACATCACACCGGCTACCAAGATGAGCAATGTGACCGTTTTCTGAAGCAGTGCCGCTGTCTGCACCCCGATATAGTTTATCCACGTCATCGCGATGGAGCCGATAACACCCACCATCACCCAGCTAAAATAAACATCCCAGCCAGCAATGGTCCACAGGTAGCCGACGCTATATGAAGGCAGAATATAATCCACCACCGTCGGTAGCGCTACCGCCTCAAAAGCGACCACCGAGACATAGCCAAAAATGATCGCCCAGGTACAGATAAAAGCTGGCTTACGCCCCAAAGCACGATAGCTATAGACATGCTCACCACCGTTTTCCGGCATTGCCGAGGCCATCTCCGCATAAACCAATCCAATCATTATCACCACAGCACCGCCGACGAGGAAGGCTAACAGAGTGCCTACAACTCCAGCCTGCAATAACCACCCCCCTGCCAGCACGACCCAGCCCCAGCCAATCATCGCGCCAAAAGCCAACGCCAATATATCTTTAGTTTTTAAACTCGCCGTGGGTTTTTTCGCTGTTGATGTACTCATAAAGGTACCTGCTCTTATTTTATTTGCATTACCAGAGCTAATCACTAGCTCCTTGTTTATCAATTGACATCGCGCTTATATTTATCGTTTTACGCCACCCTGTAAGCACCTGTGCGAGGCAGCCAAAAGCTGCCTGCAATCAGAGTGACGTCACCGTTTGACAACGACATCGGAGGCGATTTCAATCTATCAGATGCGACCTACCACTTTCTAAATTAGGCTGATAGCCCCCCCATACAGAGATATTTCACTTCCAAATAATCATCTAAGCCGTATTTAGAGCCCTCCCGACCGTTACCCGATTGTTTAACCCCGCCGAAGGGCGCTGCTGCATTGGAGATAATCCCCTCGTTAATCCCCACCATGCCGAAATCTAATGCCTCGGCTACGCGCCAAATACGGCCAATATCACGGGTATAAAAATACGCCGCTAAGCCATACTCAGTATCGTTCGCTAGCGCGATAGCCTGTGCCTCATCCTCAAAGCTGATAATGGGGGCGATAGGAGCAAAGGCTTCTTGATTGGCAACGGCCATCTCGTTGGTCACCTGCGTCAATATCGTCGGCGGATAAAAGCACTCCCCTTGCGGCGAAGCACTGCCTCCCAAGAGCAGTTTCGCACCAGCGGCAACCGCCGCATCAACGCGTCGCTGCGTCGCCCGCACTGCCGAGGCACTAATCATGGGACCAACATGCACCCCATCATCTAGGCCGTTACCAAGAGTCAGCGCCTCTACAGCCTGGCTAAACTTCTCAGTGAACTGCTCGAGCACACCGCTCTGCACCAGAATACGATTGGTACAGACACAGGTTTGCCCTGCATTACGGAATTTCGAGGCGATGGCGCCGGCAACAGCCGCATCGATATCGGCATCGTCAAAGACGATGAACGGTGCATTACCGCCCAGCTCCATTGAGACTTTCTTCACCGTCGTCGCGCATTGAGAGATCAAGGTTTTGCCAACGGCCGTTGAGCCCGTAAAGGTGAACTTGGCGATATCAGTATGATCGGTCAACACCTTGCCCATGGCGATCGCGTCTTGCCCAACAATGACATTAAACACCCCGGCAGGAATACCGGCACGCTCGGCCAACTCCGCCAGCGCCAAAGCCGAGAGCGGCGTCTCTAAAGCCGGACGTACTAGGAACGTACAACCCGCAGCCAGGGCAGCCGCCGCCTTACGTGCAATCATCGCATTCGGGAAATTCCAAGGAGTAATCGCGGCAACCACGCCGACCGGTTGTTTGATGACAATAATACGTTTATCTGCAGCGGGGCTGGGTATTGTGTCACCGTAAACACGCTTGCCCTCTTCAGCAAACCACTCCACGAAGGAGGCACCGTAGGCAACCTCACCCTTCGCCTCTGGCAAGGCTTTGCCCTGCTCTAGCGTGAGAATACGCCCCAAATCCTCTTGATGCTCCATGATCAAATTGAACCAGTTGCGCATCAGCTGTGAACGCTCTGCCGCAGATTTAGACGACCACGCCGGCAGGGCATTGTTAGCCGCTTGCACAGCTAGCTCAACTTCCACCACCCCAGCGTTACTCACTTCGGCGATCGACTCGCCAGTTGCGGGGTTAACAACGGCCACACGTTCGGAGCTACGCTGCCACTGCCCATTGATATAGGAATGTTGCTTTAACAACGCCTCATCGCGTAACGCAAAGTCTGTCATCTCTACCTCGGTATAATCGTTATTGTTAGGTTGATTAGATAACAAACTGTCTTTAAGATAAATATCAAACTTTCAAACTAATGTTAAATAAAATTAAAACTTATGAAAGCTTCATCGATCATTCCAAAGCCGGTAGCAGAATACGACCTACGACTACTCAAAGTCTTCATGGCCGTCGTAGAGAACAGTGGCTTCGCGGCCTCCGAGCAGGCATTAGGGGTCGGCCGGTCAACAATCAGTATTCACATGTCTAATTTAGAGAACCGTTTGCAGCTAAAACTATGCTCACGCGGCCGCTCTGGTTTTGCCCTCACCGATGACGGGCAAGCGGTCTATCTCGCCTGCAAAGAGTTATTCAACTCATTGAACGACTTCTCTCTACTGGTAGGCTCGTTATCAGAGCGACTCAGTGGCGAGATTGTGATCTTATGCTCCGATCAGGTCATCAGCCCGCAGATGCAACAGCACTACACCCAGGCAATTAGCTATCTGCACCAGCAGGCTCCTGACCTGCATATCGTTTTTGATGGTGATTCGATAGACAATATTGAACGTATGCTACTAAAGGAGAAGGCCCATATTGCCATCTACCCTTATTATCGCCATATCGAAGGTTTGGAGCAGCAAGTCGTATACAGCGAGAAGATTTATCTCTGTTGTGGCAATAAGCACCCCTTCTTCTCCCTGACAGACGAACAGATTAGCGATAAACAACTCGCCAGCTCTGCCGCCATTCATCCGGGCATGGATATCGGTACACTGGGCAAGGAACAGTTAAGCAAACTTAACCTCGCCGCCAAGTCCTATCAATTCAGTACACGTAAATCAATGATCATGTCAGGCAGCTACATTGGCTATATGCCCGGCAGCTATATCCAAACGGAGATAGAGCAAGGTGAGATTCGCATCATTAAACAAGACTCGCTCAGCTACCCGTTCAACCTGTACGTCGTTAATAAAAAGAACGCCAGAGAGCATAATAAAGTTGAATTAGCGAAAGCCTCTTTTATTAAGCCATTACAATAACCAACAAAGCTAACGCTACTTTTTAATCGATTTCTTTGTGAGCGATGCTTTTGTAAGCGATGCACAGCGCAACCACCGACAAAAGAGCGTCAGTCGATATTTCACCGTCAATCTATTAAGCTGCTATAGCCTACTCTTTATTCGCATCATAAAGCGTCTAGCAGCTGGTGCTCGCAGTGAGCAGCACCTCCCTAACCGAGGATCAAGCATGAAAACACCTGTTCTAAAGCGCCTTCCCAGCAGCGCGATATACTGTGCAGCCATTATCACCAGCCTGCTATTAAGCGCCTGCGCCAGTAAGCCATACTACGACTACGACCAGAGCGTCGACTTTAATCACTTTGAATCATTTAGTATTCAGGCAGCAGACAACAAACACCCACTGATGGCTGAGCGTATCGACGAAGCAATAGAGGAGCAGTTGGTTGCCAAAGGCTTGGTGGTGGCCGACCCCGTGAACGCCGATATCAACATCCGCTATCAAGTCGAACGCGAAGCAGTACCCAGTAACAACAACGGCGTTCAGTTGGGCTTAGGTGGTGGTAGCGGCGGAGTTGGCGGGGGGATCTCCATCCCGATCGGTCAGTCGAGCAGACAAGTCAGCATCATCCAGGTCGATATATTTCAACACAGCGATGGCAAGCTGGTCTGGCGAGGACGCAGCTCACTGATGGACGAGGAGGATGCAACAAAAAGACAACAGGTCATTTCAACCGTGATCGAAGAGATTCTCGCCAACTACCCCCCGGCGACACCCTAGACGCTCAATAAAAAGGGGCGCGCGCCCCTAACAACAAAAGCCCCCGCAGGAAGCGATCCTGCGAGGGCTCTAGTCGATCAAGATTAGCTACTTAACCGCGTCGGGAAACTCCCCGAACAATGTATCGATCGCTGCGCTCACATTCTTCTCGACATGATCCAGCGAAGAGGATTCATCGCTGACCGTTTGCTTAGCCACACCCTCCCAGACCATGCGCTTACTCGCGGTATTAAGCACCGAGAAAATGATACCTTCGACACGAACCGTATCTGATGTTGGGTGGTTATAGAACGCTGTTTCAGACTCGTTCAGCCCTACAGAGGTATCAAAGGCGCGGTCCATATAATCACGCGGCGAGTTAGATTCTTTATTGTTCATATGTGACTCGCTACCAAAGCGATAGTCAACACTGATATCACCTGGGGTGCCCGCCGCACTCAGTTGATAGCCTTTCGCCGCCATCTTCTTATCGACCGTTGACCTTAACCAAGCATCAAAGGTGACGAGATTCGCCGCAATATTCTCTTTCGCCACAATCGGCTCCGATGTCCAGCTGTAAGTTTTCCAGCCACCCATCGCCGCCTCATCATGAACATATGTCTTGGTCTTCATACCGCTACAGGCAGACAGCGCCACTAGCGTCGTTACCATCACCAACCTTAAACACCAGTGTCGATGTATTCTCATTCTATGCATCCCCTCAACTAACAATTTATTGCTATAAGTTATTGGCTATCGATTTTTCTCGAGTGTAACACGCTGTTACTAATCGGCTCCATCTTTCACTGGATAAGCTCACGCAACTCTACGTTAAATCAACATGGCAGCTCTCGAGACGCCCAAGCTTGTTTTTTCCGGTAAATAGTCGAGGCACTCACTTCAAGCATCGCCGCTGCCTTAGGGATATTACCATCGCACTGTGCAACCGCCCTTTCTATATAGTCCTTCTCCATCAGCCACAGCGGCCTTAAGCTATCATCCTCATCATCAACGGCAGTCACTGTAGCCTCTCCTCGCAACACCGATGAGCCACTACGTACCTGCGCTGGTAACATACCTGCCGTTACCTGGCCCGACACATTCAAGACCACCATCTGACGAATCCAGTTTTGCAATTCACGGACATTACCCGGCCAACCATAAGCGCTAAGTAGCTGCATCGCATCAGACGAGATAATGCTAAAGTCTTTTCCCTCTTCACGCGCATACTTAACCAAGAAGTACTCTGACAGCATCGCAATATCATCGCCCCTTTCTCGCAGCGGTGGCAGGTGCAGTGGAATCACATGTAGACGATAATATAAGTCTTTACGGAACATGCCTGCCTGTACCTGTTCAAGCGGGGTGCGATTACTGGCACAGACTATGCGAACATCGACCTCCTGCAGATCGCCCGAACCTACACGATGAAAGTTACCCGTCTGCAAGAAACGCAGTAATTTCACCTGTAAATCTAGGCTCATTTCACAGACTTCATCCAAAAATAAAGTGCCGCCATCGGCCTGCTCTACCGCCCCCTGACGATGATGAATCGCGCCAGTAAACGCCCCTTTAACATGACCAAAAAGCTCGCTCTCCATCAAATCCTTTGGAATCGCACCACAATTAATCGCGACGAATTCCCCCTGTTTATTACGTCCACTCTGCCGATGTATCGCCAGCGCACAAACCTCCTTACCAGTACCGCTCTCACCGGTAATAAATACCGTCGCCTTACTCTCAGATGCACTCTCTACCACACGGTAGACATTCTGCATGATTTTACTACTGCCAATAAAACCATGAAAGCGGCCGGCCAGTACATCGATCGTTGAAGACTCGTCCGTAGAGCCAAGACGTGACAGACGCTGTACCGCAGCACGAAGGTGGCGACCATCATAGGGAGGCGTAATATACTCGGCGACGCCCAGCCGCAGCATATCCATTTTGTTAGGCTCGATACTTTCACGACTAAAGAGCATTATGGCGGCATTTAGCTGCTGTCGTTGCAGCGCTCGTAAAATCTCCATCGCATTTGCCAACTGCAAATCGAGCAAAATAACATTCGCCTGAAGCAATGCATTAACACGTAGAGCCTCCGCCCCGGTGGTAACCACCACCAAGTGATACTGATGCGGCAGGGCTGCCTTGCGCCACAAAGCGGCGATGACACCCGTTGCCTCGACTAATAAAACCTCGACTGCCATACGACTGCCTCACTGCATGATGAGGATAGCTGAGCGTGATGGAAATTTTGCGCAGCACTACTCTAAACGTCATAACCATGCGCCAAATATATTCCCCGACAACTTCAGTATAGTCTTTTTGCATCGCAGATGAAGAACCGTCTCATCATGAGCTTAGCAAATAAAAAATGATGGATAATATCAAAAGGATAAACACTATTTTCACGCTTCGTCGCAGCATCAGAAATTGCAAATCGCAAAATCAATTTTGCAATTTGCAATAAGCTACCGAATAGAAATATAAATATTGAATAAAGACCCACTAAGCTGCTGATTAAAGACTTAGATGCATACAAAATCAAGGTATCGATCTTGCTTGAAAAAGTAGAGTGG harbors:
- a CDS encoding DUF4136 domain-containing protein, with the protein product MRIHRHWCLRLVMVTTLVALSACSGMKTKTYVHDEAAMGGWKTYSWTSEPIVAKENIAANLVTFDAWLRSTVDKKMAAKGYQLSAAGTPGDISVDYRFGSESHMNNKESNSPRDYMDRAFDTSVGLNESETAFYNHPTSDTVRVEGIIFSVLNTASKRMVWEGVAKQTVSDESSSLDHVEKNVSAAIDTLFGEFPDAVK
- a CDS encoding sigma-54-dependent transcriptional regulator — encoded protein: MAVEVLLVEATGVIAALWRKAALPHQYHLVVVTTGAEALRVNALLQANVILLDLQLANAMEILRALQRQQLNAAIMLFSRESIEPNKMDMLRLGVAEYITPPYDGRHLRAAVQRLSRLGSTDESSTIDVLAGRFHGFIGSSKIMQNVYRVVESASESKATVFITGESGTGKEVCALAIHRQSGRNKQGEFVAINCGAIPKDLMESELFGHVKGAFTGAIHHRQGAVEQADGGTLFLDEVCEMSLDLQVKLLRFLQTGNFHRVGSGDLQEVDVRIVCASNRTPLEQVQAGMFRKDLYYRLHVIPLHLPPLRERGDDIAMLSEYFLVKYAREEGKDFSIISSDAMQLLSAYGWPGNVRELQNWIRQMVVLNVSGQVTAGMLPAQVRSGSSVLRGEATVTAVDDEDDSLRPLWLMEKDYIERAVAQCDGNIPKAAAMLEVSASTIYRKKQAWASRELPC